One stretch of Calditrichota bacterium DNA includes these proteins:
- the murD gene encoding UDP-N-acetylmuramoyl-L-alanine--D-glutamate ligase gives MSRVHVIGMGRSGIATVEWLIRHGHDVVASDDLPEERFGKKVLEWQKAGVRLSFGGHQIALAEFADLVVVSPGVALFHPAVVVRREAGVRIISEIELAWCNSRGTLAAITGSNGKSTSTALVGRIFEATGQPAFACGNLGRPFIEIVDATTENSLIALEVSSYQLETTLTMRPKSAAILNLTPDHLARHGTMAGYGAAKARITINQSPDDAVVYPGDDPVVTELIVNCRARRLPYWMNLPSDAKAPGAWFDGRQLNFAPEPGIHHRFPRSSLPLPGDHNIANALVAGLMAMACGVEWGAVEAGFREFRGLPHRLEVIREREGVVWINDSKATNLDAGMTALRATPSPVILIAGGRSKGGGFRVARDLIKAKVRQLILIGEAASEIMSDWGDLVPVIRAGSLDEAVSIAGKLASEGDTVLLAPFCASFDMFRDFEERGEVFRRLVVEL, from the coding sequence ATGTCCCGTGTGCATGTGATTGGCATGGGGCGTAGCGGCATCGCAACAGTCGAGTGGTTGATACGGCATGGACATGATGTGGTTGCGAGCGATGACCTTCCGGAGGAGCGCTTCGGAAAAAAGGTGCTCGAGTGGCAAAAGGCGGGGGTGAGGCTTTCCTTCGGCGGGCATCAAATAGCTCTTGCAGAGTTTGCCGATTTGGTCGTGGTCAGCCCCGGGGTGGCGCTCTTTCACCCGGCTGTGGTTGTCCGTCGAGAAGCAGGTGTCCGGATCATCAGCGAGATCGAACTGGCCTGGTGCAACAGCCGGGGAACGCTTGCAGCCATCACTGGATCGAACGGCAAGAGCACGTCGACCGCACTCGTGGGGCGGATCTTCGAAGCGACCGGACAACCCGCATTCGCCTGCGGAAACCTCGGCCGGCCATTCATTGAGATCGTCGATGCGACGACAGAGAATTCATTAATAGCGCTCGAAGTCTCCAGTTATCAACTCGAGACCACTTTGACGATGAGGCCGAAGTCGGCTGCAATCTTAAATCTGACGCCCGATCACCTTGCCCGGCATGGGACGATGGCGGGTTACGGCGCTGCCAAGGCGCGAATCACAATCAACCAGAGCCCGGACGATGCCGTCGTCTATCCGGGTGACGACCCCGTGGTGACCGAATTGATTGTGAACTGCCGTGCCCGACGGCTTCCATATTGGATGAACTTGCCTTCGGATGCAAAGGCACCCGGAGCCTGGTTCGACGGGAGGCAACTCAACTTTGCGCCTGAACCAGGCATACACCACCGTTTCCCACGCTCGAGTCTGCCTTTGCCGGGCGATCACAATATTGCCAATGCGCTGGTGGCTGGGTTAATGGCAATGGCTTGCGGTGTCGAATGGGGAGCGGTTGAAGCGGGGTTTCGGGAGTTCCGTGGCCTCCCGCATAGACTCGAGGTAATTCGGGAACGCGAAGGCGTTGTCTGGATAAACGACTCCAAAGCGACCAACCTCGACGCCGGAATGACCGCACTGCGCGCGACTCCTTCTCCGGTGATCCTGATTGCCGGCGGTCGCTCCAAGGGCGGTGGCTTTCGCGTGGCGCGCGACTTGATCAAGGCAAAAGTCCGGCAGTTGATCCTGATCGGTGAGGCTGCTTCCGAAATAATGAGCGATTGGGGGGACCTTGTGCCGGTCATACGTGCCGGGTCGCTTGACGAAGCGGTCAGCATTGCCGGTAAGTTGGCAAGTGAAGGTGATACAGTGCTATTGGCACCCTTTTGCGCCAGTTTCGATATGTTTCGCGACTTTGAGGAGCGAGGTGAGGTCTTCCGGAGGCTGGTTGTCGAACTATGA
- the murG gene encoding undecaprenyldiphospho-muramoylpentapeptide beta-N-acetylglucosaminyltransferase, with amino-acid sequence MVGPDRSRRLPVVLAGGGTGGHALPLMALARELSHRRPEADFLYIGAKGRIEERIARSEGIAFQSVWIGSLRRTFDLRNGLLPLQMTVSAAQASRAILRHRARFVISTGGWSAWPAGQAARLLKKPLFVHESNAYPGLVTRLQAPGAARVFVGYEDALKRIQSPPARIVLSGNPSLMQDAGVSREEARKAFGLDTGRRTLLVTGGSAGARSINRLIYSIMDDLFAQNWSVIWQTGSHRDGEQSSRTEQQGRLVIAPFFEPQRMALAYRAADLVLSRCGAMTLADLAATGRPAILVPYPFAAEGHQEANARAVVDAGGAVTIKDTELSRESFIGALESITGGEPGTTSRLETMSAAMGRLARPDAAARIIDEILQVSGC; translated from the coding sequence GTGGTCGGACCTGACCGATCCAGGCGTCTGCCCGTCGTCCTTGCCGGCGGCGGAACCGGCGGGCATGCCCTGCCCCTTATGGCACTGGCGAGGGAACTGAGTCATCGTCGTCCGGAAGCGGACTTTCTCTATATCGGAGCGAAAGGCAGGATCGAGGAGCGGATCGCCAGGAGCGAAGGCATTGCATTTCAATCAGTCTGGATCGGCAGTCTAAGACGCACCTTCGATCTTCGCAACGGCTTGCTTCCACTGCAGATGACTGTCTCGGCGGCTCAGGCGTCGCGAGCCATCTTGCGACATCGAGCGAGATTCGTCATCTCGACCGGCGGTTGGTCGGCCTGGCCCGCCGGTCAGGCAGCACGACTCCTTAAGAAGCCGCTATTTGTCCATGAGTCGAATGCTTATCCGGGGTTGGTTACGCGGCTTCAAGCGCCTGGCGCGGCTCGGGTCTTCGTCGGCTATGAGGATGCTCTAAAAAGGATCCAGTCCCCTCCCGCCCGGATCGTCCTGAGCGGCAACCCTTCGCTTATGCAAGACGCCGGGGTGAGTCGCGAGGAAGCCCGAAAGGCATTTGGGCTCGATACCGGAAGGAGAACACTCCTCGTAACCGGTGGCAGCGCTGGAGCAAGGTCGATCAACCGGTTGATTTATAGCATTATGGATGACTTGTTTGCACAAAACTGGAGCGTCATATGGCAGACCGGATCGCACCGGGATGGTGAGCAGTCATCCCGAACAGAACAGCAGGGACGGCTGGTCATCGCCCCATTCTTCGAACCGCAGCGGATGGCGCTTGCCTACCGGGCTGCCGATCTGGTGCTCTCGCGCTGCGGGGCAATGACCCTCGCCGATCTCGCTGCGACCGGGCGGCCGGCAATCCTCGTGCCCTATCCATTTGCAGCCGAAGGTCATCAGGAGGCAAATGCACGAGCCGTTGTAGACGCCGGCGGTGCGGTGACTATTAAAGACACGGAGTTGAGCCGGGAATCATTCATTGGGGCTTTGGAGTCCATTACCGGCGGCGAACCGGGAACAACTTCGAGGCTTGAGACCATGAGCGCTGCGATGGGAAGACTTGCCCGGCCCGATGCGGCTGCAAGGATCATCGACGAAATCTTGCAGGTGAGTGGATGTTAG
- a CDS encoding cell division protein FtsW, with the protein MSPVCPHFGTTPVTITLISGMNQNVVSLFTDRSESRGTVRLYRGRSRNGPTPLREFFAQGDEMLLLTAIALTCFGLVMIYSASFFLAIDKHAVDWYFALRQIVLMMVGFGFLYAGMKIDIGFYRRWARVILLTLIGVMILQALFGPVVHGTRRWLRLAGFTFQTSEAARCAVIIFVAHILAKDDKPGHSSTALYLAAMVPIGAMAAVTYFQRDFSAAAMMVAATGVVLLLAGMPWRTFLIGTGIAGIAGLAFVLRTAYQRDRLITYLFPGRALSEDNYQSFQSILGFGRGGIFGAGFGESRQKMLFLPEPHTDFIFSIIGEEVGLLGTTAVLFAFMVLLYRASNILRGEVSRFGFLLGGGLIFSLMMFALVHMGVTVGILPVTGLPLPFISAGGTSLIVSLWSVGVLWQLSRSGRT; encoded by the coding sequence ATGAGTCCCGTTTGTCCACATTTCGGCACAACACCGGTTACCATTACCCTAATATCAGGCATGAACCAGAACGTAGTGAGTCTATTCACCGATAGGTCTGAATCGCGAGGCACGGTCCGCCTCTATCGGGGCCGAAGCCGCAATGGCCCGACGCCGCTCCGGGAGTTTTTCGCGCAAGGCGACGAGATGCTGCTCCTGACCGCGATCGCGCTCACCTGCTTCGGCCTGGTGATGATCTACAGCGCCAGTTTCTTTCTGGCTATCGACAAACATGCCGTCGATTGGTATTTCGCGCTGCGGCAGATCGTCCTGATGATGGTCGGCTTTGGGTTCCTCTACGCTGGAATGAAAATCGACATCGGCTTCTACCGCCGGTGGGCCCGGGTGATCCTGTTGACGCTGATAGGGGTAATGATCCTGCAGGCACTTTTCGGCCCGGTGGTGCATGGAACGCGACGCTGGCTGCGTTTGGCAGGCTTCACCTTTCAGACTTCCGAAGCGGCGCGCTGCGCGGTGATCATCTTTGTGGCTCACATCCTCGCAAAGGATGACAAGCCGGGGCACTCCTCGACTGCGCTTTACCTCGCCGCGATGGTTCCCATAGGTGCGATGGCCGCCGTTACCTACTTCCAGCGCGACTTTTCAGCCGCTGCGATGATGGTCGCTGCGACGGGAGTGGTGCTTTTGCTTGCCGGTATGCCGTGGCGGACTTTCCTGATCGGAACCGGGATCGCCGGAATTGCGGGGCTGGCTTTTGTGCTCCGGACGGCTTATCAACGCGACCGGTTGATCACCTATCTCTTTCCGGGGCGGGCGCTAAGCGAAGACAACTATCAGAGTTTTCAGTCCATTCTCGGATTCGGTCGAGGCGGGATTTTCGGTGCCGGTTTCGGCGAGAGCCGCCAGAAGATGCTTTTTCTGCCCGAGCCGCATACGGACTTTATCTTCAGCATCATCGGGGAGGAGGTCGGCTTGCTCGGCACCACAGCGGTGTTGTTCGCGTTTATGGTCTTGCTATATCGCGCCTCAAACATCCTGCGTGGCGAAGTGAGCCGGTTTGGATTTCTCCTTGGTGGAGGGTTGATATTCTCACTCATGATGTTCGCACTGGTGCATATGGGAGTCACCGTCGGAATCCTTCCGGTGACCGGACTTCCGCTGCCTTTTATCAGTGCGGGTGGGACATCGCTTATCGTATCGCTCTGGTCGGTAGGAGTCCTGTGGCAACTGAGTCGTAGTGGTCGGACCTGA